A window from Nitrospira sp. ND1 encodes these proteins:
- a CDS encoding cyclopropane-fatty-acyl-phospholipid synthase family protein, producing the protein MKAQAKTWTLPTQDDWSTPFAEVLLEQLDLRPGLTILDIASGHGIPAFYLAEQVGETGTVIGIDASRSQVASARAIQRGELPWLRFDCQDMRAIPASFPTFQRITGNLSVMFLRPNRFEAMRGLIDHLAPGGQAVLTFPSLGTFDSIWRRIDQEMGRYGLVIERERLAAHVAERPSAAEARGWLERLELERIAVVEQPLEVVSGSGQRFLQHPLLRGGFLDDAYECFDDQRLAEEVMTRVSLDLESMTPLIAQRCAVSGWKRSVS; encoded by the coding sequence CTGGAGCAGCTGGACCTGCGTCCCGGTCTGACGATTCTCGACATCGCTTCGGGGCACGGTATTCCGGCCTTCTATCTGGCGGAGCAGGTCGGAGAGACCGGCACCGTGATCGGTATCGATGCCAGTCGAAGCCAGGTCGCGAGTGCGCGCGCCATTCAGCGGGGCGAGTTGCCCTGGCTGCGATTCGACTGTCAGGACATGCGCGCCATACCTGCATCGTTCCCTACCTTTCAACGTATCACCGGCAATCTCTCCGTCATGTTCCTGCGCCCGAACCGCTTTGAGGCGATGCGCGGATTGATCGACCATCTGGCGCCGGGCGGTCAGGCGGTCCTGACGTTCCCTTCCCTCGGCACGTTCGACTCCATCTGGCGACGGATCGATCAGGAAATGGGCCGATACGGACTTGTCATCGAGCGGGAACGATTGGCAGCCCATGTGGCGGAGCGGCCATCGGCGGCAGAAGCGCGTGGATGGCTGGAGCGGCTTGAACTGGAGCGGATCGCCGTCGTCGAGCAGCCGTTGGAGGTTGTCAGCGGGTCCGGCCAACGGTTCCTCCAGCATCCGCTTCTCCGAGGCGGGTTCCTCGACGATGCCTATGAATGTTTCGACGATCAGCGGCTGGCGGAGGAGGTGATGACGCGCGTCTCACTGGATCTGGAGAGCATGACTCCGTTGATTGCGCAGCGATGCGCCGTCAGTGGTTGGAAGCGCAGCGTATCATAG
- a CDS encoding Slp family lipoprotein has product MKVRINRMLTGLMGLALLSGCSSSLPARYIQQAESDVTLTSLMKSPGAYHGKTVILGGVVVDQQQDGQRLWLHVRNRPLDKDYRPHRPIVNEGPEAGYYWISVPNAVTLPPRWKQWARVTVVGRVTDPKTAAPSTEPVLNLVFMRGWTMGQAQQGGAREESVGANNLLSVPEGLHGE; this is encoded by the coding sequence GTGAAGGTACGGATCAATCGAATGCTGACGGGACTCATGGGTCTTGCGCTGTTGTCGGGATGCAGCTCGTCCTTGCCTGCTCGATACATTCAGCAGGCGGAATCCGACGTCACGCTGACTTCCCTCATGAAGTCGCCGGGAGCCTATCACGGTAAGACAGTCATTCTGGGAGGGGTCGTGGTGGATCAGCAGCAGGACGGCCAGCGTTTGTGGCTCCATGTCAGAAATCGCCCGCTGGACAAGGACTACCGGCCTCATCGCCCGATCGTCAATGAAGGGCCGGAGGCAGGATACTACTGGATTTCGGTGCCGAACGCCGTGACATTGCCGCCCAGATGGAAGCAGTGGGCGCGGGTGACGGTGGTCGGGCGGGTCACGGATCCGAAGACGGCCGCGCCTTCAACCGAACCGGTGCTCAACTTGGTATTCATGCGAGGGTGGACCATGGGGCAGGCTCAGCAAGGCGGCGCGCGGGAGGAATCGGTGGGTGCGAACAATCTGCTTTCTGTGCCGGAGGGCCTTCACGGGGAGTGA